The nucleotide sequence TCCAACTACCCAGCCTATATCAGAAGTGTTAAACAGTATATCATTCTCTTCACTCATGCCATAAGACCAAAGTAACATAATCGAAGTTCCAACTAAGTATCCTGCGGTACTATGAACTATACCCTTGGGTTTTCCAGTAGTTCCAGAGGTGTAAAGTATATAAAGAGGATGTGTTGATTCTACAGGTTCAGGGTCGATAGGTTTATATTTAGCTATTTCTTCAAAGTACACATCTCTTTTGTCATCAAAAGGAATTTCAGAACCAGTCCTCTTGTAGATGATAACTTTCTCTACCGGACTGTTTTTACCAAGTAACCTAATTGACTCATCTACAGCTTTCTTTAATTCTACTAACTTTCCTCTCCTATAATAGGCATCTGCAGTAATAACAACCTTGGAACCTGCATCAGATATCCTATCTGCTAGGGCTTGAACTCCAAAACCTGCAAATACGACATTATGAATTGCACCTAATCTGGTCACTGCAAGCATAGAAATTACTCCTTCTGGAGTTAGTGGCATATATATTGTTACTCGATCACCTTTTCGTACTCCTATTTCCCTCAGAGCATTAGCCCATCTATTTACTTCATAGTACAAGTCTTGATAAGTTAAAACTCTCCTCTCGTGTTTTCCACTTTCCCAAATTATAGCAGCTTTAAATTTCCTGTTAGAAAAAGCATGTCTATCTATAGCATTATATGAGGCATTTAGCTTTCCCTCAACAAACCATTTTGTAAGCAAGCCCTCCTCTTGAACAAAGGTTTTTTTCCAAGGTTCAAACCAATCAATCAAACTCTCCGCTATCCTATCCCAGAACTTACTCGGCTCTTCTATGCTTTGTTTATAGATGTTTTTATATATCCGTAAGTTATAATCAGCCTTCTCCTCTAATTGCTGAAGCTCGTCAATTGGTTTTTCTGCCATACTACTCAGTATAAATAATTTAAACTATATTAAAAAATCTTTACTCTATCGTTATATTTTAACAGGAATCAAGTAAAGTAAATTAGGATGTAAATTTAGTAAACTCTATGAATAGAGTAACACTACTATCTACAAGCTGGTTCATATGGGGAATTGCTTACTACTTATATTATCCATATACTTCTATATATGCTTCCACATTTATTAAAGATAGACTAATACCACTAATTTACATAATATACACACTGATAGGGATTCCTTCAGCCCTATTGAGTGCTAAGATATCGAAACTTCTAGGATTGAAAAGAGCTATTATATTATTCATGGCTTTATCTGGAGTTGGTCTTATGGTTGTTGCCATAGCCCCATCTTTACCAGTACTAATTCTAGGGTTTACAATGTCCTCATCTTCTCTATTAATTGCCTTACCTAACTATTATTATTACATGAATAATCTAGGAAAAGGTGTTATTTCAAAAGTGTGGGCTATATCGATTTTACCGGCAATCTTTACTCCTGTGATAGGAGGAGCTATTGCACAGTTACTGGGAATTAGGTATGTTTTTTTAACTGCAGGTCTATTTATGACTCTTTCAGGGCTACCTGTTTTAGGTCTAGAATATGACAAGGAGAGCATAGTTTTTTATGAAAATACTAGAAAACTTAACCCCTTACCCGGTCTCGTTATCATCCCTATATCATTAGCATCTCCTTTCGTGTTCCTTATCACTAAGGACCTGTACAATTTGTCTTATGTAGCAGTGGGAGTGTTAGCTACAATGAGCGAAGTAATAGGTATGGTTGTAGTGTTCCTTTCTGCGGGTAGGAATAAGCTACTTCCGATTTACCTTATGTTGTTTTCACTTGTTTACCTGGTGTTTTTTAACCCCTTATTTTCCCTGGCATTCGGTCTATGGGAAGTCCTCATCCCATTAGCTATAGAAGAAGTTAACGGAAGTAGTATCAGTGCTTATTCAAGAATGATCTCTCTGCAACAGATCTTTTGGCTTATAGGATACGTCGCATCCTTGCTTGCGTTATCTGTAAAATTTGCTCTACTTATATCAGCCATTTCCTCCTTAGTTCTCGCTTTTATAGCCTGGAAAACGCGGAACTTTAAAATATTCGTAGATAAATAATAGTAATTGTGGATATCTTAGAATTAGCTATACTTACATTGTTGTCAGACCAGGAGGAACTAAGTATAAGGGAAATTGGAAATTATCTAGGAGTAAGGAATATAAGGTTATCAAGATCGCTCAAAGAGTTGGAGAAGAAGGGATTAATATTCACTAAAGCTCTTATAGGAAATGGAGATATGATAATTGGCATCACCGAGGAGGGTGTAAAAGAACTATATAAGAATTATATTGTATTGAGAGATTTGGTTAAAGAAATGGAATACAGTCTATGCACTAAATTCGACTGTTAGAACCACTTAAGTAAATCATACAAAAGCTTCAAAAATTCCTCCTTATGTATTTCATAGATTACCTCTGTGTTAGGATTTTTCTTCCATATAGAAAGATAGTCTATGACCACCATACCTCTGGTTAGACAATCACAATTCTCTACATCTACAAAGTGTTTGTCCGATCTTTTAACAACATTCTCATGGTTTAAAGCCACTACTGTAGTGATTAGATCAGGGTGAGGTGTACCCCCAATTTTTTCATTTTTCATTGAATACTCTCTATAGTGAGTGTAAATATCTACATAGAACTTAGACATCTTAGTATTCATGTTCTTAATCTCTTCCCATTCCCTGTTGTCTACGGGATAGTTCACTATAACGTCCCAAGGCACCATTGTTATATCAAATCCTGCATTAAATACTATCTTAGCAGCATCGGGATCAACCCAAATATTGTATTCAGCAACTGGAGTTATATTTCCTCTACCCCAAGCTGTTCCACCCATCACCCAGACTTTCCTTATCTTCTCAGTTAATGTCTTATCTTTCAAATATGCTAACGCTAAATTTGTGAGTGGGGATATAGCCAGAATTTCCAGTTCTCCAGGATATCTGTCGGCAATATCAACTATGGCGTCTAATGCCTTTTTGTTCTCAGGCTTGAGTTTTTGTGGCTTTGCAATTTTATCCCCTATTCCTCCTTTACCATGAACCTCTTCTACACTCCTAAAGTCCTTGACCAAAGGCTTATCACTGCCAGGATAGACCTTAACATTTTCCTCTCCTATATACTCTAGAGCCCATAACGCATTATTAACCTCTTGTTGGTAAGAAATGTTCCCCTCAACAATTGTTACCCCTTCCACACTCACTTTGTGTCTCAAAAGCATGAACAAACTCATTATATCGTCCTCTGCGGTGTCACAGTCAATAATGAAGTGCCTTACCATAATAGTAATTTAAGCAATGATCTTATATTTGTTGTCTCTAATTTACTTCACATTCTCAGTTAGAAATTTTTATTTTTAATGAAAACACAGATTGTTTTAGTATGTTAAACGAATTCCTAAAGGAAGTCAGTGATAAGGGTATATTAGTTCTAAACGAGTCTGAGGGTTTTAAAAGGGATTGGACGCCTTTATTAGCCCTAAGGGAATTCTTAGGACAAAAAGTTGGAAAGCCGAGTGCGGTAATTAAACCAAAATCTGTGGAGGAGATCACTGAAGTAATTAAACTAGCTAACAATTACAATGCATGTGTTGTTCCATATGCTGGAGGATCTAGTGTTGTAGGAGGTGCTTATCATAACTCTTGCACAATTTTAGATCTATCTGAATTAAATAAGGTATTAGAACTTAATGAGGACGATCTAACGGTAACAGTTGAAGCCGGAATCAAAATTAAGGACTTAGAAGACAAGTTAAATTCCAAGGGTTATACATTAGATTATCACCCACAATCCTTTTTCCTAGCAACTATAGGAGGAGCTATAGCCCATAAAGGGTCTGGCTCCCACAGTAGTAGCAATATAGAAGAGTTATTGTTGTGGATTGAGGTAGTTTTACCTAACGGAGAAATTGTCAGAATAGGTCCAGATAAATCAGTCAGGAACTCAATGGGACCAGGAATGTTGAGTCTCTTTATAGGTTCTGAAGGTACATTGGGAGTTATCACCAAAGCAAAGCTGAAAATTAAACCCTTAGCAAATTATCATAAGGATTTGGCATTTTACTTCAATTCAATTGACGACGCCATAAAATTTGCAAAAGAATATACGATAAGATTACCACCACCATACAGAGTTGTGATTCACGACAGTGAGAGCGCTAATTATATGTTAGGTCTTCCGTATTTCATCTCCTTGGTTAGAGTGAGGGGCTATGACCAAGAGCTTGTCGATGTAGAGGAGAGACTCATAAAAAGTATAGCGTTAAAGTATGGTGGTAAAGAGGGAGATAAAGAAACTGTAAGGAAATGGAGGGACGTCTTTGCAAGAAACTATGAGGCGAATTTTTTGAGTCTAGTCCAGTCTGGATATTGGACCGATACTCTTGACTTAGCTGGAAGTTGGAGTATAATTCCAAAAATTTACAAGGAGTTAAGGGAGAATCTGTACTTAATTAATGGAGTCAAAAGTGTACTTTCAAGATTTACTCATCTATATATAAATGGCACGTGCTTATACGTTATGGTTATTTTGAGACAGGATCCTGAAGTACTCTTGAAAGTCTGGGAGACTGCAGCTGAGGTGGTCATAAAGTGGGGAGGGTCTACATCTCATCATCATGGTGTAGGGTTTCTGAAAAAACCATGGATTCTAAGAGAAAAGGAGGATGAAGTGAGGCTATATAAGATGTTTAAGTTATCACTAGATAGTAAGGGGATTATGAACCCCGGTAAGTTAGTGGATTAATTAAAGATATTTTTAACGTCTAATAATTTCTTTAACTTTAGGTAGATTTCTTTTGGTCTATCCCTTGAATAATACTTAAACTGGCTTAACTTCTCCACGTCAGCATCAAATATTACAAAGGCTTTAGAATTATATATCCAATAGGCATAGCTAGGATTTGAGAGTTCAATTATCTTCTTAAAACTTTCAAAAGTGTCATCTCCTTCAACAATTATTTCATCTCTTTCCCTGTCAACCTCAACCATAGGTACACCCTCGTCTACACTGAATCCCTGTAATAACACTTCTTCGGAAAAAGATGCATGGACATTAAATCTCCCGTCATATTCTACAAGTAATACTAATGGTCTTAATGAGGAAACTTTCATAATTTCCTCTTCAGTTGCATCGTTTTTGTCATACGTCAGTATTCTTCTGGGCTTTTCAAATAATTTTAATTCAGCACGCGAAATAGCCCCCAAAAGACCCATGGAACCGACAAAGACCTTCCATTTCATCCCACCATAAGGTGTCAGAAACCTAGTCCATAGTGTGAAATCTGATGGTCTCCCATAAGATGTAGTGAGTGGGGATATAGGATTAATAGCCAATAGCCCTCCTATTGTACCGTCGTAAAGTGTTGGGAGTAGTAGCCCATTTTCACTAGCTTCCTTCCTAATCTTTGTTACATCAGCACCAGCTAATGCTTGGACTTTACCATCCTTGATCTCATACCAATTCATGTTTTTAGTGTAGACATATTCATCAACTTTAGATATCCTACCATGTCTACCATAACCTAAGACCTGGATCTTCTTATTGTCAAGGTATGCTGACCGTATAATTCTGAATAATTCTTCTTCACTATGAATATCCATTTGAAAATTATATGTTTATAAAAAGTTTAAATACCCTATCTCTACATCAGAAAGTCTTAATGTTTTTATTTTTACTTGTCTCATTTATCTTATGCCCAAAGTAGCGGTAATTATGGGAAGTAAGAACGATTGGGAATATATGAAGGATGCAGTGGATATT is from Sulfolobus acidocaldarius DSM 639 and encodes:
- a CDS encoding MarR family transcriptional regulator, with the protein product MDILELAILTLLSDQEELSIREIGNYLGVRNIRLSRSLKELEKKGLIFTKALIGNGDMIIGITEEGVKELYKNYIVLRDLVKEMEYSLCTKFDC
- a CDS encoding nucleoside hydrolase, with product MVRHFIIDCDTAEDDIMSLFMLLRHKVSVEGVTIVEGNISYQQEVNNALWALEYIGEENVKVYPGSDKPLVKDFRSVEEVHGKGGIGDKIAKPQKLKPENKKALDAIVDIADRYPGELEILAISPLTNLALAYLKDKTLTEKIRKVWVMGGTAWGRGNITPVAEYNIWVDPDAAKIVFNAGFDITMVPWDVIVNYPVDNREWEEIKNMNTKMSKFYVDIYTHYREYSMKNEKIGGTPHPDLITTVVALNHENVVKRSDKHFVDVENCDCLTRGMVVIDYLSIWKKNPNTEVIYEIHKEEFLKLLYDLLKWF
- a CDS encoding FAD-binding protein — encoded protein: MDIHSEEELFRIIRSAYLDNKKIQVLGYGRHGRISKVDEYVYTKNMNWYEIKDGKVQALAGADVTKIRKEASENGLLLPTLYDGTIGGLLAINPISPLTTSYGRPSDFTLWTRFLTPYGGMKWKVFVGSMGLLGAISRAELKLFEKPRRILTYDKNDATEEEIMKVSSLRPLVLLVEYDGRFNVHASFSEEVLLQGFSVDEGVPMVEVDRERDEIIVEGDDTFESFKKIIELSNPSYAYWIYNSKAFVIFDADVEKLSQFKYYSRDRPKEIYLKLKKLLDVKNIFN
- a CDS encoding FAD-binding oxidoreductase — its product is MLNEFLKEVSDKGILVLNESEGFKRDWTPLLALREFLGQKVGKPSAVIKPKSVEEITEVIKLANNYNACVVPYAGGSSVVGGAYHNSCTILDLSELNKVLELNEDDLTVTVEAGIKIKDLEDKLNSKGYTLDYHPQSFFLATIGGAIAHKGSGSHSSSNIEELLLWIEVVLPNGEIVRIGPDKSVRNSMGPGMLSLFIGSEGTLGVITKAKLKIKPLANYHKDLAFYFNSIDDAIKFAKEYTIRLPPPYRVVIHDSESANYMLGLPYFISLVRVRGYDQELVDVEERLIKSIALKYGGKEGDKETVRKWRDVFARNYEANFLSLVQSGYWTDTLDLAGSWSIIPKIYKELRENLYLINGVKSVLSRFTHLYINGTCLYVMVILRQDPEVLLKVWETAAEVVIKWGGSTSHHHGVGFLKKPWILREKEDEVRLYKMFKLSLDSKGIMNPGKLVD